From a single Xyrauchen texanus isolate HMW12.3.18 chromosome 26, RBS_HiC_50CHRs, whole genome shotgun sequence genomic region:
- the slc39a4 gene encoding zinc transporter ZIP4 isoform X1 produces METRGVLALCFTCLGLFSGARGDKRDIFAKVVDLVSPGQEFLTEDAVRSVFERLEARVQCSGVSCGKCLSVENLHQLLSNTTSSQGLQMEDFFMMAPGCCLFLSEPQHTCGVIHEGQWGVEAEHFIEIILGHHDDHDINTPTSHPPHGDISGTEYEGLEKLFHDMEKYYQPDTHEPCLSLNDILEESSDDHGDHTHVDLDAVFGNIVYHALRGDCMRARVLPEQEYFMDYIFNLFGSDHLTLHDFEELLKTLNLGGEEHDHDEDHLDAESHRRMTRKKSHPEGHRSNSSWDVTCFSAEDLLRIYRMNSTALTRDQFTQLSPALIQQILNGGCSQISPSPATPDSLSAAERYGYATLANLIICLMAMFGIVVLLFSACTQVFELCLQFCISLAVGSLTGDALLHLLPAVLGLHIHDDGSNNNHSEDNLHFVYKLLVLIGGIYFFYVMETIFSIITRGEHHHHHDGEESDLHHCDHGKVLQMFQRDKQNKHSNSQADLVDTEKNEKSFFKPAVLKREQRLLPYMITIGDSIHNFADGLAVGAAFSVSWRSGLATSLAVLCHELPHELGDFAILLHCGVSVKNALLLNLGSTLTSFIGLYIALSVSTETVATEWISAVTAGLFLYVGLADMLPSMVHVDSERPWMMFLLQNLGLLCGWGILLLLSIYEDQIGV; encoded by the exons TGCCTCTCTGTGGAGAATCTGCACCAGCTGTTGAGTAACACGACCAGCTCACAGGGGCTACAGATGGAGGACTTCTTCATGATGGCCCCTGGGTGCTGCTTGTTCCTGAGCGAGCCCCAGCACACCTGTGGGGTCATACATGAGGGCCAGTGGGGTGTAGAGGCCGAGCATTTCATTGAAATAATTTTAGGCCACCATGACGATCATGACATCAACACTCCCACCAGCCATCCTCCCCATGGTGACATCAGTGGCACAGAATATGAGGGATTGGAGAAACTTTTCCATGACATGGAAAAATACTATCAGCCCGACACACATGAG CCGTGTCTCTCTCTGAATGACATCCTTGAAGAGAGCAGCGACGATCACGGAGACCACACGCATGTCGATCTGGATGCCGTGTTTGGAAACATCGTGTATCACGCCTTGCGTGGAGACTGTATGAGGGCGCGCGTCCTGCCTGAGCAAGAGTACTTCATGGATTACATCTTCAACCTGTTTGGCTCCGATCATCTCACCCTTCATG ATTTTGAAGAGCTTCTGAAGACCTTAAACCTGGGCGGAGAGGAACACGACCATGACGAAGACCATCTCGATGCTGAATCCCACCGCAGGATGACCCGTAAAAAAAGTCATCCAGAGGGTCACCGTAGCAATAGCAGCTGGGATGTG ACGTGTTTCAGTGCTGAAGATCTTCTAAGGATCTACCGCATGAACTCCACAGCGCTGACCCGAGATCAGTTCACACAGCTCAGTCCTGCCCTGATTCAACAGATTCTCAATGGAGGCTGTTCTCAGATCAGTCCCAGTCCAGCGACACCTGACTCGCTCAGCGCCGCAGAGA GATATGGATATGCCACCCTCGCCAACCTTATCATCTGTCTAATGGCCATGTTTGGGATTGTGGTGCTGTTGTTTTCCGCCTGTACTCAAGTGTTTGAGCTCTGCCTTCAGTTCTGCATCAGTCTCGCTGTGGGGTCGCTGACCGGTGACGCGCTGTTGCATCTCCTGCCTGCG gTCTTGGGTCTTCACATTCATGATGACGGAAGCAATAACAACCACTCTGAAGACAACTTACACTTTGTGTACAAACTCCTGGTACTCATTGGAGGCATCTATTTCTTCTACGTGATGGAAACCATCTTCTCCATCATTACACGTGGAGAACATCACCACCATCACGATGGA GAGGAGTCGGATCTGCATCACTGTGATCACGGCAAAGTTCTGCAGATGTTCCAGAGAGACAAACAGAACAAACACTCGAACTCACAAGCTGATCTG GTGGACACTGAAAAAAACGAGAAGTCCTTTTTCAAACCTGCTGTCCTCAAAAGAG AACAGCGTTTGCTTCCCTATATGATCACCATTGGCGACAGCATCCATAACTTTGCGGACGGTCTGGCAGTCGGCGCTGCTTTCTCCGTGTCGTGGCGATCGGGGCTGGCCACATCACTGGCAGTACTCTGTCACGAGCTGCCACACGAGTTGG GTGATTTTGCGATCCTCTTACACTGCGGGGTGTCAGTGAAGAATGCCCTGTTGTTGAATTTGGGCAGCACTCTCACCTCCTTCATTGGACTGTACATCGCATTGTCTGTCTCAACGGAGACCGTCGCCACAGAGTGGATTTCGGCTGTGACTGCTGGTCTCTTCCTGTATGTTGGTCTGGCAGACATG cTTCCGTCCATGGTTCATGTAGACAGTGAAAGACCTTGGAtgatgtttcttctgcagaatctGGGACTGTTGTGTGGCTGGGGCATTCTGCTGTTGCTGTCCATTTATGAAGACCAGATCGGGGTGTAA